Proteins encoded within one genomic window of Synechococcus sp. PCC 7335:
- a CDS encoding Uma2 family endonuclease: MFAWRPGQKRRGLVMLLRRLALSLLMVEVLSAGKENEQRDRAFKLKLYSLHGVREYWIVNWRLKEIEVYRREESRLQKVATLLVTDWLTSPLLPEFECAVKSVFLD; the protein is encoded by the coding sequence ATGTTCGCTTGGAGACCTGGTCAGAAGAGACGGGGCTTGGTAATGCTCTTGAGACGCCTGGCGTTGTCTTTACTGATGGTGGAGGTGTTGTCGGCGGGAAAAGAAAATGAGCAGCGCGATAGGGCTTTTAAGCTGAAGCTGTATTCTCTACACGGGGTTCGAGAATATTGGATTGTGAACTGGCGGCTTAAGGAGATCGAAGTTTATAGACGAGAAGAGTCTAGATTACAGAAGGTTGCCACTTTGTTAGTCACAGATTGGTTGACTTCACCGTTGCTGCCTGAGTTTGAGTGCGCTGTGAAAAGTGTCTTTCTAGATTAA
- the arsM gene encoding arsenosugar biosynthesis arsenite methyltransferase ArsM, translated as MSYLEAVADFYTEVAETPDVGLCCVQSTPVQMPGLRVPSQMQDMNYGCGTTVHPAELAGEPTVLYIGVGGGLEALQFAYFSRRPKAVIAVDPVESMRTAAQQNLLAADEQNDWFDASFVSIREGDAFSLPMPDNSVDVVAQNCLFNIFEPEDLKKALAEAYRVLKPNGRLVMSDPITTREIPEHLREDDRLRAMCLSGALTYKEYTQKIVDAGFGQVEVRARRPYRLLNAKNYQLDQHLMLESLDCVSFKVPIADDGACIFTGKMAVYAGEQDYFDDNAGHILQPGVPLAICDKTARNLEKFDDIVVTSSTWHYDGGGCC; from the coding sequence TTGAGCTATTTAGAAGCTGTTGCTGATTTCTACACAGAAGTTGCCGAAACCCCAGATGTCGGCCTTTGCTGCGTACAAAGCACGCCTGTACAAATGCCCGGACTTCGCGTTCCAAGTCAGATGCAGGACATGAACTATGGCTGTGGTACAACCGTTCATCCGGCTGAATTGGCTGGCGAGCCAACCGTTCTATACATAGGTGTTGGCGGTGGACTAGAAGCTTTACAGTTTGCTTATTTCTCGCGTCGACCAAAGGCCGTGATTGCTGTAGACCCGGTAGAGTCGATGCGGACTGCGGCTCAGCAAAACCTGCTAGCAGCAGACGAACAAAATGACTGGTTTGACGCTAGCTTCGTCAGCATTCGAGAGGGGGATGCTTTTAGCCTGCCGATGCCAGATAATTCAGTTGATGTGGTGGCTCAAAACTGTCTTTTCAATATCTTCGAGCCAGAAGATTTAAAGAAAGCCTTGGCAGAAGCCTACCGAGTTCTCAAACCCAATGGCCGATTGGTGATGAGCGATCCAATTACCACTAGAGAGATTCCCGAGCATCTGCGCGAAGACGATCGTCTTAGAGCGATGTGTCTGTCAGGTGCGCTCACTTACAAAGAGTACACTCAAAAGATTGTTGACGCAGGCTTTGGTCAAGTTGAGGTTAGAGCGCGGCGTCCTTACCGATTGCTGAATGCTAAGAACTATCAGTTAGATCAGCACCTGATGCTAGAAAGCTTAGACTGTGTATCTTTCAAGGTTCCTATCGCTGACGATGGAGCCTGTATTTTCACCGGAAAGATGGCTGTTTATGCAGGCGAGCAAGACTATTTCGACGACAATGCTGGGCATATTTTACAGCCAGGAGTGCCCCTGGCAATCTGTGACAAGACCGCCAGAAACTTAGAGAAATTCGATGACATCGTAGTTACTAGCTCTACCTGGCATTATGACGGTGGTGGCTGTTGTTGA
- the gloA gene encoding lactoylglutathione lyase produces MRMLHTMLRVGNLEKSIAFYCDVLGMKLLRQKDYPGGKFTNAFVGYGDESEHTVLELTHNWETDSYDLGTGYGHVALGVDDIYGTCEAIKQQGGNVTREPGPMKHGKTVIAFVTDPDGYKIELIEGRS; encoded by the coding sequence ATGCGTATGCTACACACCATGCTCCGAGTCGGCAATCTAGAGAAATCCATTGCCTTTTACTGTGATGTACTAGGGATGAAGCTTCTCCGTCAGAAAGACTATCCAGGCGGTAAGTTTACCAATGCTTTCGTTGGCTACGGCGATGAATCAGAGCACACCGTCCTAGAGCTAACTCACAACTGGGAGACCGATAGCTATGATTTGGGTACTGGCTATGGCCATGTTGCGTTAGGGGTCGATGACATCTATGGGACCTGCGAAGCGATCAAGCAGCAGGGCGGCAACGTTACTCGCGAACCTGGCCCAATGAAGCATGGCAAAACAGTGATCGCCTTTGTAACCGATCCCGACGGTTACAAGATTGAGCTGATTGAGGGGCGGAGTTAG
- a CDS encoding Uma2 family endonuclease, whose product MPQGKHSRLQNKFVNVINGIVEPNKTACAFPELQCICGTNAVVSDISVFTREHLPIDENGEIANVFEIAPDWIIEILSPGQRYAKVIKKIQCCLRHGTGMG is encoded by the coding sequence ATGCCCCAGGGAAAGCACAGCCGACTTCAAAATAAGTTTGTGAACGTCATCAACGGTATCGTTGAACCAAACAAAACGGCTTGTGCTTTCCCTGAACTGCAATGTATCTGCGGAACAAATGCTGTAGTCTCAGATATCTCCGTTTTTACACGGGAGCATCTTCCCATTGATGAAAACGGAGAAATTGCAAACGTATTTGAAATAGCACCGGACTGGATAATTGAGATCCTATCGCCAGGGCAACGCTACGCAAAAGTGATAAAGAAGATTCAGTGCTGCTTGCGACACGGTACTGGCATGGGCTGA
- the clpB gene encoding ATP-dependent chaperone ClpB: MQPTDPDKFTAKAWDAIVEAQDVARRFRQQYLEVEHVTLAMLEQAGQADVVLSKAGLSPEQILQELETFAKRQSRVRVAVDSNLYLGQSLDRMLDAAEGARLNLKDELIKIEHLLVGFVEDERIGRRLLRGFDVDTSHIMKAIQALRSPEESKPATATVTDDDEYPALHQYGRDLTTEARAGKLDPVIGRDEEIRRVIHVLSRRTKNNPVLIGEPGVGKTAIAEALAQRIINGDVPESLKNRVLISLDVGGLIAGAKYRGEFEERLRSVLAEVTDSNGQVVLFIDELHTVVGAGAGANNVDAGNILKPVLARGGLRCIGASTVDEFRKHIEKDTALERRFQQVYVDQPSVEDAVSILRGLKERYEVHHGVTILDSALVAAAALSDRYVSDRFLPDKAIDLIDEAAAKLKMEIDSKPEELEIIDRRLMQLEMEKLSLESEKAAGSSSRTSNQRLAGIKKEIEELSKEQQVLDQQWHTEKETLDAVTELKEEEERTRLRMNQAERANDLERAAQLKYGRLEEIQRELEALEVSQQALQEKGLTMLREQVTEADIAEIVARWTGIPVNRLLESERQKLLQLESHLHERVIGQSEAVTAVSAAIRRARAGMKDPGRPIGSFLFMGPTGVGKTELARALASFLFDTEEALIRLDMSEYMEKNSVSRLVGAPPGYVGYEEGGQLSEAVRRHPYSVVLLDEVEKAHTDVFNILLQVLDDGRITDSQGRTVDFRNTVIVMTSNIGSEYILDVSGDDAKFSEMETLVMGALRSHFRPEFLNRIDDTILFHALSKKELRSIVTIQLQRIHRLLADQKISLEMSEPAIDYVADQGYDPTYGARPLKRAIQRELENPIATMILENTFTEGSTLRISASKANGLTFKVKAAKPEPVAEPAEEIAEASGTEETVAEELEAEGMAEEAAETVSAAGSLESEPESETEKEIVATVPD, from the coding sequence ATGCAGCCAACCGATCCTGACAAATTTACCGCCAAAGCCTGGGACGCTATTGTCGAGGCGCAGGACGTAGCACGTCGATTTCGGCAGCAGTATCTAGAGGTTGAGCACGTCACCCTAGCTATGCTGGAGCAGGCGGGACAAGCTGATGTCGTGCTATCAAAGGCTGGCTTGTCACCAGAGCAGATTTTACAAGAGTTAGAGACTTTTGCTAAGCGTCAGTCGCGGGTGAGAGTTGCGGTTGATAGCAACTTGTATCTAGGTCAAAGCCTCGATCGGATGCTAGATGCCGCAGAAGGCGCACGGCTCAATCTAAAGGATGAGCTGATCAAGATTGAACATCTGCTGGTTGGTTTTGTTGAAGATGAGCGAATTGGCAGACGGCTATTACGCGGTTTTGATGTAGATACGTCTCATATCATGAAGGCAATTCAGGCACTGCGATCGCCTGAAGAAAGTAAGCCAGCGACCGCTACAGTCACCGATGATGACGAGTATCCGGCGCTGCATCAGTACGGGCGCGATCTGACTACAGAAGCTAGAGCAGGCAAGCTCGATCCTGTGATTGGACGAGATGAAGAGATTCGCCGGGTGATTCATGTACTCTCTAGGCGGACGAAAAATAATCCGGTGCTGATTGGCGAACCCGGGGTGGGTAAAACTGCGATCGCCGAAGCCTTAGCCCAGCGCATCATCAATGGGGATGTGCCCGAATCGCTCAAGAATCGCGTTTTGATCTCACTTGACGTAGGTGGCCTGATTGCTGGAGCCAAGTACAGAGGTGAATTTGAAGAACGCTTGCGCTCTGTTTTAGCCGAGGTCACTGATTCTAACGGTCAGGTCGTTTTGTTCATTGACGAGCTGCATACCGTTGTCGGGGCAGGTGCGGGTGCTAACAATGTAGATGCCGGTAATATTCTCAAACCGGTACTAGCTCGTGGCGGCTTGCGCTGTATTGGGGCGAGTACTGTCGATGAATTTCGTAAGCACATAGAAAAAGATACGGCCCTAGAACGACGCTTTCAGCAAGTGTATGTTGATCAACCTAGCGTGGAAGATGCCGTATCGATTTTGCGCGGTCTCAAAGAGCGCTATGAAGTGCATCATGGCGTAACTATTTTAGATTCAGCGCTGGTGGCGGCGGCGGCACTGTCGGATCGCTATGTGAGCGATCGCTTCTTGCCAGATAAAGCCATTGATTTGATCGATGAAGCCGCAGCTAAGCTGAAGATGGAGATCGATTCTAAGCCGGAAGAGCTAGAGATTATCGATCGCCGCCTGATGCAGCTAGAAATGGAGAAACTTTCTTTAGAAAGTGAGAAAGCCGCTGGCTCCTCAAGCCGTACGTCAAACCAGCGGCTAGCAGGAATTAAAAAAGAAATTGAAGAACTCTCAAAAGAACAACAAGTCCTTGACCAGCAGTGGCACACTGAAAAAGAGACGCTAGATGCGGTCACTGAGCTAAAAGAAGAAGAGGAACGCACTCGCCTACGGATGAACCAGGCTGAGCGAGCGAATGATCTAGAACGCGCCGCTCAACTAAAATACGGTCGATTAGAAGAGATTCAGCGAGAGTTAGAAGCTTTAGAAGTCAGTCAGCAGGCACTACAAGAAAAAGGGTTGACGATGCTGCGTGAGCAGGTCACCGAAGCGGATATTGCTGAGATTGTCGCTCGCTGGACGGGCATTCCGGTCAACCGCTTGCTGGAATCAGAACGTCAAAAGCTGTTGCAGCTAGAAAGCCATCTACACGAGCGCGTGATTGGTCAGTCCGAAGCGGTGACTGCTGTTTCTGCGGCTATTCGCCGTGCTCGAGCTGGGATGAAAGACCCTGGCCGTCCAATTGGTTCTTTCTTGTTTATGGGACCAACTGGCGTGGGTAAAACAGAACTCGCCCGCGCTTTAGCGTCATTCTTATTCGATACAGAAGAAGCTTTGATTCGGCTAGATATGTCTGAGTATATGGAGAAGAACTCAGTCTCTCGTCTGGTGGGTGCTCCGCCCGGTTACGTTGGCTATGAAGAAGGTGGTCAGCTTTCTGAAGCGGTTAGACGTCACCCTTATTCTGTTGTCCTTTTAGATGAGGTAGAGAAAGCACACACCGATGTGTTCAATATTCTTTTGCAAGTATTGGACGACGGTCGAATTACTGATTCTCAAGGCCGTACGGTTGATTTTCGCAATACCGTAATTGTGATGACTAGCAATATTGGCAGTGAGTATATTCTCGATGTGTCTGGCGATGATGCTAAGTTTTCTGAGATGGAGACTTTGGTAATGGGCGCATTGCGATCGCACTTCCGCCCAGAATTTCTCAACCGGATTGATGACACTATTCTCTTCCATGCTCTGAGTAAGAAAGAGCTTCGTAGTATTGTCACTATCCAGCTTCAGCGAATTCATCGCCTGCTAGCCGATCAAAAGATTAGCCTCGAAATGTCAGAACCTGCTATCGACTATGTCGCTGATCAGGGCTACGATCCGACCTACGGCGCCAGACCTTTGAAGCGGGCAATTCAGCGAGAGCTAGAAAATCCAATCGCCACCATGATTCTAGAAAATACGTTTACTGAAGGCAGCACACTCAGAATCAGTGCGTCAAAAGCGAACGGTCTTACCTTTAAAGTCAAAGCTGCTAAGCCTGAGCCAGTGGCGGAACCGGCTGAAGAAATTGCGGAAGCGTCAGGGACTGAAGAAACGGTAGCTGAGGAGCTGGAGGCTGAGGGGATGGCTGAAGAAGCGGCTGAAACAGTCAGCGCAGCAGGTAGCCTTGAAAGTGAACCTGAAAGCGAAACAGAAAAAGAAATAGTGGCTACAGTGCCAGATTAA
- the eno gene encoding phosphopyruvate hydratase, whose product MIDSLDTAIEAIQAREILDSRGRPTIEAEIYLSGGAFGIAQVPSGASTGSFEAHELRDGDKSRYGGKGVIQAVENVNDAIARELMGANALNQIEIDRMMIALDDTSNKKKLGANAILAVSLATAHAAAAAQAMPLYRYIGGPLANVLPIPMMNVINGGEHASNNVDIQEFMIMPVGASSFREALRWGAEIFAQLSKVLDAKGLLTGVGDEGGFAPNLSSNQEALDLLMSAISEAGYTPGEQVALALDVAASELYENGEYTYDGAAHSPVEMISYLESLASNYPIVSIEDGLHEDDWESWETLTERIGSKVQLVGDDLFVTNPTRLQKGIDQASANALLVKLNQIGTLTETLEAIDLAKRNQFNCVISHRSGETEDTTIADLAVATRAGQIKTGSLCRSERVAKYNQLLRIEDELGDQAVYAGTTGMGPR is encoded by the coding sequence ATGATAGATTCCCTCGATACAGCCATTGAAGCTATTCAGGCGAGAGAGATTTTAGATTCTAGAGGTCGGCCCACAATCGAGGCCGAAATCTACCTCAGTGGCGGAGCATTTGGTATTGCTCAAGTCCCGAGCGGGGCTTCAACAGGGAGCTTTGAGGCGCACGAGCTGCGCGATGGTGATAAAAGTCGCTATGGCGGCAAAGGTGTGATCCAAGCAGTGGAGAATGTCAACGATGCGATCGCCCGTGAGCTGATGGGAGCCAACGCGCTCAACCAGATCGAAATTGATCGCATGATGATTGCCCTAGACGATACCTCCAATAAGAAGAAGCTCGGCGCGAACGCCATTCTTGCCGTTTCTCTTGCCACTGCCCACGCTGCTGCCGCTGCCCAGGCTATGCCTCTCTACCGCTACATAGGTGGACCCTTAGCAAACGTCTTACCCATCCCAATGATGAACGTCATCAACGGCGGCGAACATGCCAGCAATAACGTTGATATTCAAGAATTCATGATTATGCCCGTTGGGGCTAGCAGCTTTCGCGAAGCGCTGCGTTGGGGTGCAGAGATCTTTGCCCAGCTCAGTAAAGTTCTAGATGCCAAAGGGCTGCTAACAGGCGTTGGCGACGAAGGGGGATTTGCACCTAACTTGAGCTCGAATCAAGAAGCCCTTGACCTGTTGATGTCCGCTATTTCTGAAGCGGGCTATACTCCCGGAGAGCAAGTCGCCCTGGCGCTAGACGTTGCTGCGAGTGAACTGTATGAGAACGGTGAGTACACCTACGATGGTGCTGCTCACTCTCCTGTTGAAATGATCAGCTACCTAGAAAGTCTTGCTAGTAACTATCCGATCGTCTCAATCGAAGATGGTCTGCACGAAGATGACTGGGAGAGCTGGGAAACACTCACCGAGCGCATTGGCAGCAAAGTTCAGCTAGTTGGCGATGACCTGTTTGTCACTAACCCAACTCGTTTGCAAAAGGGTATTGACCAAGCCTCCGCGAATGCCCTGCTAGTTAAGCTCAATCAAATCGGCACGTTAACAGAGACACTAGAAGCTATCGATCTAGCCAAACGAAACCAGTTCAACTGTGTAATTAGCCACCGCTCTGGTGAGACCGAAGACACAACGATTGCAGATCTAGCAGTAGCCACTCGCGCGGGACAAATCAAAACTGGGTCGCTGTGTCGAAGTGAACGCGTAGCTAAATACAACCAGCTACTACGAATCGAGGACGAGCTTGGCGATCAGGCCGTCTACGCTGGCACGACGGGTATGGGGCCAAGATGA
- a CDS encoding MFS transporter — protein MSNPSIAADELTDELEPNDSSFSLQSKFQTELDSSPLTRPMWMLWVLSAGLIALDGFDFFIIGVAMPFIQRDFGLNAGWVGAIATAALVGALIGSLTLGPVTDQVGRQRMLVIDIGLFIAASLGSALAWDAWSLLFFRFLVGVGIGADYPISVSYITENIPARLRGRMVIGAFSFQSIGALLGALIGWLTIWLFQQTVPELAIAYAWRWMLGVGVALSVLVGGLRLLFLLESPSYYLAKGDYKAASEAASELLEKPILLEPNASIKATDADEAKATLGYYDLFSKAYIRQTALASIPWFLQDIATYGIGIFTPTIIATLAFSSAENLLTQEMASARGAAVVNVFLVLGFVIAVLSIDRIGRIPLQVAGFIGMAIGLGLLSFSGSTTQIGLLFTGFILFNLTMNLGPNSTTFLLSGEVFPPAIRASGAGLAGAIAKLGAVLGALSLPVLQESLGISNLLRLLAAVCVLAALITYSLRKAASTAISSP, from the coding sequence GTGTCTAATCCTTCTATCGCTGCCGACGAGCTGACCGATGAGTTGGAACCTAATGATTCCTCATTCTCCCTGCAGTCAAAGTTTCAGACTGAATTAGATAGCTCACCTTTGACCCGTCCGATGTGGATGCTGTGGGTGCTCTCGGCTGGTTTGATTGCCCTAGATGGCTTTGACTTTTTTATCATCGGCGTTGCCATGCCCTTCATTCAAAGAGACTTTGGTCTGAATGCTGGCTGGGTCGGTGCGATCGCCACGGCTGCTCTAGTCGGTGCGCTAATCGGCTCACTGACGCTTGGGCCAGTCACCGACCAGGTCGGCCGTCAGCGCATGCTGGTTATCGATATTGGTCTGTTTATTGCAGCGTCTTTGGGTAGCGCGTTGGCCTGGGATGCTTGGTCTTTGCTGTTCTTTCGTTTTTTAGTCGGAGTTGGAATCGGCGCAGACTATCCGATCAGCGTTTCATACATTACTGAAAATATACCCGCTAGACTGCGCGGACGCATGGTGATTGGCGCTTTTAGCTTTCAATCGATTGGCGCTTTGCTAGGGGCTCTGATAGGGTGGCTGACAATTTGGCTATTCCAACAAACCGTCCCCGAGCTGGCGATCGCTTATGCTTGGCGTTGGATGCTAGGTGTCGGGGTGGCCCTATCTGTTCTAGTGGGTGGACTAAGACTGTTGTTTCTATTAGAAAGTCCTAGCTACTATCTGGCAAAAGGAGACTACAAAGCCGCTTCTGAAGCCGCCTCTGAACTACTCGAAAAGCCCATTCTGCTCGAACCGAATGCTTCTATTAAAGCAACAGACGCTGACGAGGCAAAAGCAACCCTAGGTTACTACGATCTCTTTTCAAAAGCCTATATTCGTCAAACGGCGTTGGCTTCTATTCCTTGGTTCTTACAGGACATCGCAACTTACGGTATCGGCATCTTCACGCCGACTATCATCGCTACCCTTGCTTTCTCTTCAGCCGAGAACTTACTAACTCAGGAGATGGCGTCAGCTAGAGGTGCGGCTGTGGTGAACGTGTTTTTGGTGTTGGGTTTTGTGATTGCAGTTCTATCAATCGATCGCATTGGCCGCATTCCTTTGCAGGTCGCTGGCTTCATCGGTATGGCCATTGGTCTGGGCCTGCTCTCTTTCTCGGGCTCTACCACTCAGATCGGGCTGTTGTTCACCGGCTTTATTCTGTTCAATCTCACCATGAACCTAGGACCCAATTCAACGACATTCTTACTGTCGGGCGAAGTCTTTCCGCCTGCGATTAGAGCCAGTGGAGCGGGTTTAGCAGGTGCGATCGCCAAATTAGGCGCAGTCCTCGGCGCGCTCAGTCTTCCCGTTTTACAAGAAAGTCTTGGCATCAGCAATTTACTCAGGCTACTAGCCGCCGTCTGTGTCTTAGCGGCGCTAATCACCTACAGCCTACGCAAAGCAGCATCAACAGCCATTAGTTCGCCTTAA
- a CDS encoding FAD-dependent oxidoreductase: MGVQRVSVCQVGDLEVGEMRQFTVADKEILLAKTENGVSAIAPHCSHYGAPLEKGVLHNGRIVCPWHNACFSADTGKHLSAPGRNNLAKFPVHIEANTVYVELPEEITEHVTPELVEADFEADKRTFVIVGGGAASDMAAQALRQNNYQGKIIVLTAENAIPYDRTKLSKAYLQADEVGEVSQLRSADFYKQHNIEIKTSAKVTSLDVEAKQLTFGENETLGYDALLLATGGAVKQVPVDGSELDNVFTLRKAEDAKAILKAAKQSKKAVIIGSGFIGMEAAASLKQQGLEVTVVSPDKVPFEKVLGESVGKLFQQVHESNGVEFKLDEKVKALKGNGKVETAELESGEILSADMVVVGIGVKPATDFVEGLLMDEKDCSILVNQYLQAKPDVYAAGDIARFPHFITGQPTRIEHWQLAMQQGRIAACNMVGQQVMFEAVPFFWTGQFDLKLRYIGHSENYDDIVIQGSLEDKSFLAFYLEDQQVMAVSGIGRDHDIAAISELMRLRKMPEANAIKDRDIDWLEELKAV, from the coding sequence ATGGGCGTTCAGCGAGTATCAGTATGTCAGGTCGGTGACCTTGAAGTAGGAGAGATGCGGCAGTTCACAGTCGCTGACAAAGAAATTTTATTGGCAAAAACTGAGAATGGAGTCAGCGCGATCGCTCCTCACTGTTCCCACTACGGTGCCCCTCTAGAAAAAGGCGTCTTGCACAATGGCCGAATCGTCTGTCCTTGGCACAACGCCTGCTTTAGCGCCGATACAGGAAAGCATCTGAGCGCACCAGGCCGCAACAACCTTGCTAAGTTTCCGGTTCATATTGAAGCCAATACTGTCTACGTTGAGCTGCCAGAAGAAATCACCGAACACGTTACACCCGAGCTAGTTGAAGCAGACTTTGAGGCAGACAAACGTACCTTTGTGATCGTGGGCGGCGGTGCGGCTAGCGACATGGCAGCCCAAGCGCTGCGGCAAAACAACTACCAGGGCAAAATCATCGTTTTGACTGCTGAGAACGCGATTCCATACGACCGTACCAAGCTGAGCAAAGCCTACTTACAGGCGGATGAAGTTGGTGAGGTCTCACAGCTTCGCTCCGCTGACTTCTACAAGCAGCACAATATTGAAATTAAGACCTCCGCCAAGGTAACTAGTTTAGACGTAGAGGCAAAACAGCTTACCTTTGGCGAAAATGAAACGCTTGGCTACGATGCGCTTTTGCTCGCTACTGGTGGCGCTGTCAAACAGGTGCCCGTCGACGGGAGCGAACTAGACAACGTTTTCACGCTACGTAAAGCAGAAGATGCAAAAGCCATTCTGAAGGCAGCAAAGCAGTCTAAAAAAGCGGTGATTATTGGCTCAGGGTTTATTGGCATGGAGGCCGCTGCTAGCCTGAAGCAACAAGGGCTAGAGGTGACTGTTGTTTCTCCTGACAAAGTCCCCTTTGAAAAAGTACTCGGAGAATCTGTCGGCAAACTCTTTCAGCAGGTTCACGAGTCTAACGGCGTAGAGTTTAAGCTAGACGAAAAGGTGAAAGCTCTAAAAGGAAACGGCAAAGTAGAGACCGCTGAGCTAGAAAGCGGTGAGATCTTATCTGCCGATATGGTAGTGGTGGGCATCGGGGTAAAACCTGCCACCGACTTTGTAGAAGGGTTATTGATGGACGAAAAAGACTGCAGCATTCTTGTCAATCAGTATCTACAGGCAAAACCAGATGTCTATGCGGCAGGTGACATTGCTCGGTTCCCGCACTTCATCACCGGTCAGCCAACCCGTATAGAGCACTGGCAGCTAGCAATGCAGCAGGGTCGAATTGCGGCTTGCAATATGGTCGGACAGCAGGTGATGTTCGAGGCGGTCCCTTTCTTCTGGACCGGGCAGTTTGATCTAAAGCTACGATACATCGGTCATTCGGAGAACTATGACGATATCGTGATTCAAGGCAGCCTAGAAGACAAATCCTTTCTTGCTTTTTACCTCGAAGATCAGCAGGTGATGGCAGTTTCTGGAATTGGACGCGATCACGATATCGCTGCCATCTCAGAGCTGATGCGTCTACGCAAAATGCCTGAAGCAAACGCTATAAAAGATAGAGATATTGACTGGCTTGAGGAATTGAAAGCTGTCTAG
- the glgA gene encoding glycogen synthase GlgA, which produces MYIVQIASECAPVIKAGGLGDVVYGLSSELERQDHCVELILPKYDCMRYDHVWGMHEAYRDLYVPWYDGEIHCSVQCGWVHGRLCFFIEPHSGDRFFDRGKVYGDWDDQVRFAFFSKAALEFLLKSNKRPDVLHCHDWQTGLVPVMLFEMYQHHGMERQRVCYTIHNFKHQGTWGVDILKATGLNRAEYYFNAARLLDNGNPFAINFMKGGIVYANYVNTVSPHHAWEARFTDIGCGLQPTLAVHQDKFGGILNGVDYTIWNPEVDSKIPVNYSVEDFENKTLVKKALREKLLLAAYDKPIVAFIGRLDQQKGMHQVHHALYYCLEQSAQFVMLGSATEQAINDWFWHEKHFLNDNVDCHLEIGFYEELAHLIYAAADIIIVPSNYEPCGLTQIISLKYGTVPVVRGVGGLVNTVSDWDYDERPKEERNGFVFYENDSIALESALGRAFDLYRNEPALFEKLAKQGMRCDYSWKKPCEHYLKAYEFIRA; this is translated from the coding sequence ATGTACATAGTGCAGATTGCCTCTGAATGTGCGCCAGTAATCAAAGCGGGCGGTCTGGGCGACGTGGTCTACGGCCTCAGTAGTGAGCTAGAGCGCCAAGATCATTGCGTAGAACTGATTCTGCCAAAGTACGACTGCATGCGCTACGACCACGTATGGGGTATGCACGAAGCCTACCGTGATCTCTATGTGCCTTGGTATGATGGCGAAATTCACTGCTCTGTTCAGTGTGGCTGGGTTCATGGACGGCTTTGCTTTTTTATTGAACCTCATTCGGGCGATCGCTTCTTCGATCGGGGCAAAGTCTACGGTGATTGGGACGACCAAGTCCGCTTCGCTTTCTTTAGCAAAGCCGCTCTAGAATTCTTGTTAAAAAGCAACAAGCGCCCAGATGTTCTCCATTGCCACGACTGGCAAACTGGACTTGTCCCGGTGATGCTTTTCGAGATGTATCAGCACCATGGAATGGAAAGACAGCGCGTCTGCTACACCATCCATAACTTCAAGCATCAGGGTACGTGGGGAGTGGATATCCTCAAAGCCACCGGACTCAACCGCGCCGAATACTACTTCAACGCCGCTCGCTTGTTAGATAACGGCAACCCCTTTGCTATCAATTTTATGAAAGGTGGCATCGTCTATGCCAACTACGTCAATACAGTATCGCCACATCACGCTTGGGAAGCCCGCTTTACAGATATCGGCTGTGGGCTGCAACCCACCTTAGCTGTTCATCAAGACAAGTTTGGCGGCATCTTGAATGGAGTTGACTACACAATTTGGAACCCGGAAGTCGATAGCAAGATTCCGGTGAACTACTCTGTCGAAGATTTTGAAAACAAGACTTTGGTTAAAAAGGCACTAAGAGAGAAGTTGTTGTTAGCGGCCTATGATAAGCCCATTGTTGCTTTTATTGGTCGACTAGATCAGCAGAAGGGAATGCACCAGGTGCACCATGCGCTCTATTACTGCCTAGAGCAGAGCGCACAGTTTGTCATGCTAGGTTCTGCAACCGAACAAGCAATCAACGACTGGTTCTGGCACGAGAAACACTTTTTGAATGACAATGTAGACTGTCATCTGGAAATTGGCTTCTATGAAGAGCTAGCCCATCTGATCTATGCAGCAGCAGACATTATTATCGTGCCCAGCAATTATGAGCCCTGTGGCCTAACGCAAATCATTAGCTTGAAATACGGTACGGTGCCTGTAGTGCGCGGTGTAGGCGGGCTAGTAAATACTGTTTCTGACTGGGATTATGACGAGCGACCAAAGGAAGAGCGCAATGGTTTTGTTTTCTATGAGAATGACAGCATTGCTCTAGAGTCGGCCTTAGGAAGAGCTTTTGACTTGTATCGAAATGAGCCGGCTCTGTTTGAAAAGTTGGCAAAGCAGGGAATGCGCTGTGACTATTCTTGGAAGAAGCCATGCGAGCACTATCTAAAAGCGTATGAGTTTATTCGAGCATGA